From Pseudomonas fluorescens, one genomic window encodes:
- a CDS encoding ABC transporter ATP-binding protein, whose protein sequence is MLQFENVSTFYGKIQALHSVNVEIRQGEIVTLIGANGAGKSTLLMTLCGSPQAHSGSIRYMGEELVGQTSAQIMRKSIAVVPEGRRVFSRLTVEENLAMGGFFTDKGDYQEQMDKVLGLFPRLKERFAQRGGTMSGGEQQMLAIGRALMSKPKLLLLDEPSLGLAPIIIQQIFDIIEQLRKDGVTVFLVEQNANQALKIADRAYVLENGRVVMQGTGEALLTDPKVREAYLGG, encoded by the coding sequence ATGCTGCAGTTCGAAAACGTTTCCACCTTCTATGGCAAGATCCAAGCCCTGCACAGCGTCAACGTGGAAATCCGCCAGGGCGAAATCGTCACCCTGATCGGCGCCAATGGCGCCGGCAAGTCGACCTTGTTGATGACCCTCTGCGGTTCGCCGCAGGCACACAGCGGCAGCATTCGCTACATGGGTGAGGAACTGGTCGGCCAGACCTCGGCGCAGATCATGCGCAAGAGCATTGCCGTAGTGCCAGAAGGTCGTCGGGTGTTCTCACGCCTGACCGTGGAAGAAAACCTGGCCATGGGCGGGTTTTTCACCGACAAGGGCGATTACCAGGAGCAGATGGACAAGGTCCTGGGGCTTTTCCCACGACTGAAGGAACGCTTCGCACAGCGCGGCGGCACCATGTCGGGCGGTGAGCAGCAAATGCTCGCCATCGGCCGGGCGCTGATGAGCAAACCCAAGCTGCTGTTGCTAGACGAGCCGTCGCTGGGCCTGGCACCGATCATCATCCAGCAGATCTTCGATATCATCGAACAACTGCGCAAGGACGGTGTGACGGTGTTCCTGGTCGAACAGAACGCCAACCAGGCGCTGAAAATCGCCGACCGTGCCTACGTTCTGGAGAACGGCCGGGTGGTGATGCAAGGCACCGGTGAAGCCTTGCTGACCGATCCCAAAGTGCGCGAAGCGTACTTGGGCGGCTAA
- the livG gene encoding high-affinity branched-chain amino acid ABC transporter ATP-binding protein LivG, whose amino-acid sequence MSREILKVENLSMRFGGLLAVNGVALTVKEKQVVALIGPNGAGKTTVFNCLTGFYKPSGGSILLDGEPIQGLPGHKIALKGVVRTFQNVRLFKDMTAVENLLIAQHRHLNTNFLSGLFKTPAFRKSEREAMEFAEYWLEKVNLKEFANRTAGTLAYGQQRRLEIARCMMTRPRILMLDEPAAGLNPKETEDLKALISVLREEHNVTVLLIEHDMKLVMSISDHIVVINQGTPLADGTPEQIRDNPEVIKAYLGEA is encoded by the coding sequence ATGAGCCGTGAGATCCTGAAAGTCGAAAATCTGAGCATGCGCTTCGGCGGCTTGCTGGCGGTCAATGGCGTTGCCCTGACCGTCAAGGAAAAACAGGTAGTGGCCTTGATCGGCCCCAACGGCGCGGGCAAGACCACCGTGTTCAACTGCCTGACCGGTTTCTACAAACCGAGCGGCGGTAGCATCCTGCTGGACGGCGAGCCGATCCAAGGCCTGCCCGGCCACAAGATCGCCCTTAAAGGCGTGGTACGTACTTTCCAGAACGTGCGGCTGTTCAAGGACATGACGGCGGTCGAGAACCTGTTGATCGCCCAGCACCGTCACCTGAACACCAACTTCCTGTCCGGCTTGTTCAAGACCCCGGCGTTCCGCAAAAGTGAACGCGAGGCCATGGAGTTTGCCGAGTACTGGCTGGAAAAAGTCAACCTCAAGGAGTTCGCCAACCGTACCGCCGGAACCCTGGCCTATGGTCAGCAACGGCGCCTGGAAATCGCCCGCTGCATGATGACCCGCCCGCGGATCCTCATGCTCGACGAACCGGCTGCCGGCCTCAACCCCAAGGAAACCGAAGACCTCAAGGCGCTGATCAGCGTCCTGCGTGAAGAGCACAACGTCACCGTGCTGCTGATCGAACACGACATGAAACTGGTCATGAGCATTTCCGACCACATCGTCGTGATCAACCAAGGCACACCGCTGGCCGATGGCACGCCGGAACAGATCCGTGACAATCCTGAAGTGATCAAAGCCTACCTGGGGGAAGCGTAA
- a CDS encoding high-affinity branched-chain amino acid ABC transporter permease LivM: MTRNLKSALFSALLVWAVAYPVLGLKLTIVGINLEVHNTSPAILATIALCSVLMFLRVLFSHQIDAAWKSSPRMPLIPAKASNFLTLPGTQRWIILALIVGALVWPFFGSRGAVDIATLILIYVMLGLGLNIVVGLAGLLDLGYVGFYAVGAYSYAMLSHYYGLSFWICLPIAGLMAATFGFLLGFPVLRLRGDYLAIVTLGFGEIIRLFLRNLTDLTGGPNGISNIEKPTFFGLTFERKAAEGMQTFHEYFGLQYNSINKVIFLYLVALLLALGALFVINRLLRMPIGRAWEALREDEIACRALGLNPTVIKLSAFTLGASFAGFAGSFFAARQGLVTPESFTFIESAIILAIVVLGGMGSQLGVILAAVVMILLPEMMREFSEYRMLMFGALMVLMMIWRPQGLLPMQRPHMELRK; this comes from the coding sequence ATGACTAGGAATCTTAAATCGGCGCTGTTCAGCGCCTTGCTGGTGTGGGCCGTGGCCTACCCGGTGCTGGGTCTGAAACTGACCATCGTCGGTATCAACCTGGAAGTCCACAACACCAGCCCGGCCATCCTCGCGACCATTGCCCTGTGCTCGGTCCTGATGTTCCTGCGGGTGCTGTTCAGCCACCAGATCGATGCCGCGTGGAAATCCTCGCCACGCATGCCATTGATCCCGGCCAAGGCCAGCAACTTCCTGACCCTGCCTGGCACCCAACGCTGGATCATCCTGGCGCTGATCGTCGGCGCCCTGGTCTGGCCGTTCTTCGGCTCGCGCGGCGCGGTGGATATCGCCACCCTGATCCTGATCTACGTAATGCTCGGCCTCGGCCTGAACATCGTGGTGGGCCTGGCTGGTCTGCTCGACCTGGGCTACGTCGGCTTCTACGCCGTCGGCGCCTACAGTTATGCGATGCTCTCGCATTACTACGGCCTGAGCTTCTGGATCTGCCTGCCGATCGCCGGCCTGATGGCGGCCACTTTCGGCTTCCTGCTGGGCTTCCCGGTGCTGCGTCTACGCGGTGACTACCTGGCGATCGTGACCCTGGGCTTCGGTGAAATCATCCGTCTGTTCCTGCGTAACCTGACCGACCTCACCGGTGGGCCAAACGGTATCAGCAACATCGAGAAACCGACGTTCTTCGGCCTGACCTTCGAGCGCAAGGCCGCAGAAGGGATGCAGACCTTCCATGAGTATTTCGGCCTGCAGTACAACTCGATCAACAAGGTGATCTTCCTCTACCTGGTTGCCCTGTTGCTGGCCCTCGGTGCGCTGTTCGTGATCAACCGCCTGCTGCGCATGCCGATCGGCCGTGCCTGGGAAGCGCTGCGTGAAGACGAAATCGCCTGCCGTGCGCTGGGTCTCAACCCAACCGTGATCAAGTTGTCGGCCTTCACCCTGGGTGCCAGCTTCGCCGGTTTTGCCGGTAGCTTCTTCGCCGCCCGTCAGGGCCTGGTGACACCCGAGTCCTTCACCTTCATCGAGTCGGCAATCATTCTCGCCATCGTGGTATTGGGTGGCATGGGCTCGCAGCTGGGCGTAATTCTCGCCGCAGTGGTGATGATCCTGTTGCCAGAAATGATGCGTGAGTTCAGTGAGTACCGCATGTTGATGTTCGGCGCCCTCATGGTGCTGATGATGATCTGGCGTCCTCAAGGCCTGCTGCCCATGCAACGTCCTCACATGGAGCTGCGAAAATGA
- the livH gene encoding high-affinity branched-chain amino acid ABC transporter permease LivH, which produces MPEIYHFFQQLVNGLTVGSTYALIAIGYTMVYGIIGMINFAHGEVYMIGSYVAFIAIAGLAMMGLDSVPLLMTAAFIASIVVTSAYGYSIERIAYRPLRGSNRLIPLISAIGMSIFLQNTVLLSQDSKDKSIPNLIPGNFSFGPGGASEVLISYMQIVVFVVTLVAMFGLTMFISRSRLGRACRACAEDIKMANLLGINTNNIIALTFVIGAALAAIAAVLLSMQYGVINPNAGFLVGLKAFTAAVLGGIGSIPGAMLGGLVLGVAEAFGADIFGDQYKDVVAFGLLVLVLLFRPTGILGRPEVEKV; this is translated from the coding sequence ATGCCTGAGATCTATCACTTTTTCCAACAGCTGGTTAACGGCCTGACCGTTGGCAGCACGTATGCCCTGATCGCCATCGGCTATACGATGGTTTACGGCATCATTGGAATGATTAACTTCGCCCACGGCGAGGTCTACATGATCGGTTCCTATGTGGCGTTCATCGCCATCGCCGGACTGGCCATGATGGGACTCGACAGTGTCCCGCTGTTGATGACCGCAGCTTTCATCGCGAGCATCGTCGTTACCAGTGCCTACGGATACAGCATTGAACGGATTGCCTACCGCCCGCTACGGGGCAGCAACCGCCTGATTCCGCTGATTTCCGCTATCGGCATGTCGATCTTCCTGCAGAACACCGTTCTGCTGTCACAAGACTCCAAGGATAAATCGATCCCCAACCTGATCCCGGGCAACTTCTCCTTCGGGCCAGGCGGTGCATCGGAAGTCCTGATTTCCTACATGCAGATCGTGGTGTTCGTGGTGACTCTGGTGGCCATGTTCGGCCTGACCATGTTCATCTCCCGTTCTCGCCTCGGCCGCGCCTGCCGCGCCTGCGCCGAAGACATCAAGATGGCCAACCTGCTGGGTATCAACACCAACAACATCATCGCCCTGACCTTCGTCATCGGTGCTGCGCTGGCGGCCATCGCGGCCGTACTGCTGAGCATGCAATACGGCGTGATCAACCCGAACGCCGGCTTCCTGGTCGGGCTCAAAGCCTTCACCGCCGCAGTATTGGGCGGCATCGGCAGTATTCCGGGCGCCATGCTGGGCGGTCTGGTGCTGGGTGTGGCTGAGGCATTCGGTGCCGATATCTTTGGCGACCAATACAAGGACGTCGTGGCATTCGGCTTGTTGGTTCTGGTGCTGTTGTTCCGTCCGACCGGCATTCTGGGCCGTCCGGAGGTTGAGAAAGTATGA
- a CDS encoding branched-chain amino acid ABC transporter substrate-binding protein, which translates to MNKATKQISKLFAAMVLAGVASHSFAADTIKIGIAGPKTGPVAQYGDMQFSGAKMAIEQINAKGGVDGKKLEAVEYDDACDPKQAVAVANKVVNDGVKFVVGHLCSSSTQPASDIYEDEGVIMITPAATSPDITARGYKMIFRTIGLDSAQGPAAGNYIADHVKPKVVAVLHDKQQYGEGIATAVKKTLEGKGVKVAVFEGINAGDKDFSSMIAKLKQANVDFVYYGGYHPELGLILRQSQEKGLKAKFMGPEGVGNDSISQIAKDASEGLLVTLPKSFDQDPTNVALVDAFKAKKEDPSGPFVFPAYSAVEVIAGGITAAKSEDPAKVAEAIHAGTFKTPTGDLSFDAKGDLKDFKFVVYEWHFGKPKTEASPQ; encoded by the coding sequence ATGAATAAGGCTACTAAGCAGATTTCCAAACTGTTTGCCGCTATGGTTCTGGCCGGGGTTGCCAGCCATTCGTTCGCAGCTGACACCATCAAGATCGGCATTGCCGGCCCTAAAACCGGACCTGTAGCCCAGTACGGCGACATGCAGTTCAGTGGCGCGAAAATGGCCATCGAACAAATCAACGCCAAAGGCGGCGTCGACGGTAAGAAACTTGAAGCCGTTGAATACGATGACGCCTGTGATCCTAAACAAGCCGTGGCTGTTGCCAACAAAGTCGTCAACGACGGCGTGAAGTTCGTCGTTGGCCACCTGTGCTCCAGCTCCACCCAACCGGCTTCGGACATCTACGAAGACGAAGGCGTGATCATGATCACCCCGGCAGCCACCAGCCCGGACATCACCGCCCGTGGTTACAAAATGATCTTCCGTACCATCGGTCTGGACAGCGCCCAAGGCCCTGCCGCTGGTAACTACATCGCCGATCACGTGAAGCCGAAAGTCGTTGCTGTCCTGCACGATAAGCAGCAATACGGTGAAGGTATCGCTACCGCGGTGAAGAAAACCCTGGAAGGCAAAGGCGTCAAGGTTGCCGTGTTCGAAGGTATCAACGCCGGCGACAAAGACTTCTCCTCGATGATCGCCAAGCTCAAGCAAGCCAACGTCGATTTCGTTTACTACGGCGGCTACCACCCGGAACTGGGCTTGATCCTGCGTCAATCTCAGGAAAAAGGCCTGAAAGCCAAGTTCATGGGTCCGGAAGGCGTGGGTAACGACTCGATCTCGCAAATCGCCAAGGACGCTTCCGAAGGCCTGCTGGTAACCCTGCCGAAATCCTTCGACCAGGATCCGACCAACGTTGCCCTGGTGGACGCGTTCAAGGCCAAGAAAGAAGACCCAAGCGGTCCGTTCGTGTTCCCGGCCTACTCGGCCGTTGAAGTCATCGCCGGCGGTATCACTGCTGCCAAGAGCGAAGACCCGGCCAAAGTGGCTGAAGCCATCCACGCCGGCACTTTCAAAACCCCGACTGGCGACCTCAGCTTCGATGCCAAGGGCGACCTGAAAGACTTCAAGTTCGTGGTTTACGAGTGGCACTTCGGTAAACCTAAAACCGAAGCTTCGCCTCAGTAA
- a CDS encoding DUF2288 domain-containing protein yields MTEEPSTLYAKLLGETASITWKELEPFFAKGALLWVDPALDLIAAAEAVAQDEGEKVAAWLAADKLAKLSETRALDLFERDPQLWAVVVSPWILIQERAQA; encoded by the coding sequence ATGACTGAAGAACCTAGCACCCTCTATGCCAAGCTGCTTGGCGAAACCGCATCCATTACCTGGAAAGAACTCGAACCGTTCTTTGCCAAGGGTGCCCTATTGTGGGTCGATCCGGCTCTGGATTTGATTGCTGCCGCTGAGGCAGTTGCGCAGGACGAAGGCGAGAAAGTGGCTGCCTGGTTGGCTGCCGACAAACTCGCGAAGCTGTCTGAAACGCGGGCGTTGGATCTTTTCGAGCGCGATCCGCAGCTCTGGGCGGTGGTGGTTTCACCCTGGATTCTGATCCAGGAAAGGGCGCAGGCTTGA
- a CDS encoding NAD(P)-dependent oxidoreductase encodes MAVLPALAFAGIGLMGLPMCRRLLAAGYSLTVWNRNPEKCAPLVKAGARQVATPAELCDHADLVLLCLANTEVVREVVFGPAGVASGARSGQLLVDFSSLEPTATREMATQLASQCAMDWLDAPVSGGVAGAEAGSLAIMVGGQAADLQRVRPILLNLGQRVTHMGAVGAGQVTKACNQMIVACNALVIAEVVALAERSGVDASLLAEALSGGFADSKPLQILAPQMAESRFEPVKWHVRTLLKDLDGAVKFSREQGAATPLSGLAAQLMRLHGGQGFLEKDPATLIQLYREPDAKG; translated from the coding sequence ATGGCTGTGTTACCTGCACTTGCGTTCGCCGGCATCGGCCTGATGGGCTTGCCGATGTGCCGTCGCCTGTTGGCGGCGGGTTATTCATTGACGGTGTGGAATCGCAACCCGGAAAAATGTGCGCCCCTGGTCAAGGCCGGAGCTCGCCAGGTCGCGACACCGGCCGAGCTGTGTGACCACGCCGACCTGGTGCTGCTCTGCCTGGCCAACACCGAGGTCGTGCGCGAGGTGGTATTTGGTCCGGCCGGTGTGGCCAGTGGCGCAAGGAGCGGTCAGTTGCTGGTGGACTTCTCCAGCCTGGAACCAACGGCCACTCGCGAAATGGCCACGCAACTGGCCAGCCAATGCGCGATGGATTGGCTTGATGCACCGGTGTCCGGTGGCGTGGCCGGTGCTGAAGCGGGCAGCCTGGCGATCATGGTGGGCGGTCAGGCCGCCGATCTGCAGCGCGTGCGCCCGATCCTGCTGAACCTGGGTCAACGGGTCACGCATATGGGCGCGGTGGGGGCTGGGCAGGTGACCAAGGCCTGCAATCAAATGATTGTGGCGTGCAATGCCCTGGTTATCGCCGAGGTGGTAGCACTGGCAGAGCGCTCGGGTGTCGACGCCAGCTTGCTGGCAGAGGCCCTGAGCGGTGGTTTTGCTGATTCAAAACCCCTGCAGATTCTGGCGCCACAAATGGCCGAGAGTCGCTTCGAACCGGTGAAATGGCATGTGCGTACGCTGCTCAAGGACCTTGATGGCGCGGTGAAATTTTCCCGGGAGCAGGGGGCGGCGACGCCGCTCAGTGGGTTGGCTGCGCAACTGATGCGCTTGCACGGTGGTCAGGGCTTTCTGGAAAAGGATCCCGCTACATTGATTCAGCTGTACCGCGAACCAGACGCAAAGGGCTGA
- a CDS encoding spinster family MFS transporter, translated as MQNSTQAANAWRILFLLFLANLFNFFDRTIPAIIIEPIRMEWHLSDFQLGIIGTAFTLVYAIAGLPLGRMADTGSRSKLMGWGLAVWSGLTAVNGLVGSFWSFLIVRMGVGIGEASYAPAANSLIGDLFPAHRRARAMGIFMLGLPLGLLLAFFTIGAMVKAFDSWRAPFFIAAVPGLILAVFMFFIKEPKRGAAETVAVSQERVDRPIRRVLAIPTFLWLVMAGLCFNFATYACNSFLVPMLQRYFGLPLQEAAVATGVIVGVTGLFGLTLGGWVADKIHQRIANGRLLFAAFSLIVSTLCTAWALHAGRIEIGVFVGVFSLGWLFAYNFYTCVYTAIQDVVEPRLRATAMALFFAGLYLLGGGLGPVVVGGLSDHFAKSAMLAAGAEQMTEAFKAVGLHDAMYLIPVALLLTTVFLFLAARCFVRDAKRMKEGLVPVAEPGVAVATA; from the coding sequence ATGCAGAACTCGACCCAAGCGGCGAATGCCTGGCGCATTCTGTTCCTGCTGTTCCTGGCCAATCTGTTCAACTTCTTCGATCGCACGATACCGGCCATCATTATTGAACCGATCCGTATGGAGTGGCACCTCAGCGACTTCCAGTTGGGGATCATTGGCACGGCGTTCACCCTGGTGTATGCGATCGCCGGCCTGCCGCTGGGGCGGATGGCCGACACGGGTTCGCGCAGCAAACTGATGGGCTGGGGGCTGGCGGTATGGAGTGGTCTGACGGCGGTTAACGGGCTGGTGGGCAGTTTCTGGAGTTTCCTGATCGTGCGCATGGGCGTGGGCATTGGTGAAGCGAGCTACGCACCGGCCGCCAACTCGCTGATTGGCGATCTATTTCCCGCCCATCGCCGGGCGCGGGCCATGGGCATCTTCATGCTTGGACTGCCCTTGGGGTTACTGCTCGCATTCTTCACCATTGGCGCGATGGTCAAGGCCTTTGACAGCTGGCGGGCACCGTTTTTCATTGCGGCGGTACCGGGGCTGATCCTTGCGGTGTTCATGTTTTTCATCAAGGAACCCAAGCGTGGCGCGGCGGAAACCGTAGCGGTCTCCCAAGAGCGTGTGGACCGGCCGATCCGGCGGGTACTGGCGATCCCGACTTTCCTGTGGCTGGTGATGGCGGGGCTGTGCTTCAACTTCGCCACTTATGCCTGCAACTCCTTCCTCGTGCCAATGTTGCAGCGCTATTTCGGCTTACCGCTGCAGGAGGCGGCGGTGGCCACTGGGGTCATCGTCGGGGTGACAGGCTTGTTCGGTCTGACGCTGGGCGGTTGGGTGGCCGACAAGATCCACCAACGAATTGCCAATGGCCGGCTGTTGTTTGCCGCCTTCAGTCTGATCGTTTCGACCCTGTGCACCGCTTGGGCGCTGCATGCCGGGCGGATCGAAATTGGAGTGTTCGTAGGGGTGTTCAGTCTGGGCTGGTTGTTTGCCTATAACTTCTACACCTGCGTCTACACCGCCATCCAGGATGTGGTTGAGCCGCGTTTGCGGGCCACGGCGATGGCGTTGTTCTTTGCCGGTCTGTATTTGTTGGGCGGGGGATTGGGGCCGGTGGTCGTGGGCGGGCTATCGGATCACTTTGCCAAGAGTGCAATGCTGGCGGCGGGGGCTGAGCAAATGACCGAGGCGTTCAAGGCGGTCGGCTTGCACGATGCGATGTACCTGATTCCGGTGGCGTTGCTGCTGACCACGGTGTTCCTGTTCCTGGCTGCGCGCTGTTTTGTGCGTGATGCCAAGCGGATGAAGGAGGGGTTGGTGCCGGTGGCGGAGCCAGGTGTAGCTGTGGCGACCGCATGA